A single Paenibacillus kribbensis DNA region contains:
- the thiD gene encoding bifunctional hydroxymethylpyrimidine kinase/phosphomethylpyrimidine kinase codes for MTIPKTLTIAGSDTSGGAGIQADLKTFQELGVYGMTVLTTVVAMGPKTWDHLVYPVALDVVEAQLRTVLEGIGFDAMKTGMLGSVDIIELVASHLKKHDLKRIVIDPVMVCKGTDEVLQPENTEAMLELLIPGADLVTPNLFEASQLAKNGPITTLEQMQEAAAIIHERGAKHVLIKDRGKIRAGKAMDLLYDGITFDWFEADVVKTSFTHGAGCTTSAAVTAGLAQGLTVREAVDQAKKFITQAIEGSFKLNEFVGPTLHAAHRLQNQ; via the coding sequence ATGACGATTCCCAAAACATTAACGATAGCGGGCTCCGACACAAGCGGAGGAGCGGGTATTCAGGCAGACCTGAAAACCTTTCAGGAGCTTGGCGTATATGGCATGACCGTATTGACAACCGTAGTTGCGATGGGACCTAAAACCTGGGACCATCTTGTATATCCTGTTGCGTTGGATGTGGTAGAAGCACAACTGCGCACTGTATTGGAAGGTATCGGTTTTGATGCGATGAAAACCGGAATGCTTGGTTCCGTTGATATTATCGAGCTGGTAGCCAGCCATTTGAAAAAGCATGATCTGAAGCGGATCGTCATTGACCCGGTTATGGTCTGCAAAGGTACGGATGAAGTGCTTCAGCCGGAAAATACAGAGGCGATGCTGGAATTGTTAATTCCTGGCGCTGACCTGGTAACGCCGAACTTGTTCGAGGCTTCGCAGCTGGCGAAGAATGGACCCATCACGACGCTGGAGCAGATGCAGGAAGCGGCTGCCATTATCCATGAGCGCGGAGCGAAGCACGTGCTGATCAAGGATCGTGGTAAAATTCGCGCAGGCAAAGCGATGGATCTGCTGTATGACGGAATCACTTTTGACTGGTTTGAAGCGGATGTAGTAAAAACGAGCTTTACCCATGGTGCAGGCTGCACCACTTCCGCAGCGGTAACGGCTGGTTTAGCCCAAGGGCTGACTGTACGTGAAGCGGTGGATCAGGCCAAGAAATTTATCACACAGGCCATTGAAGGCAGCTTCAAGCTGAATGAATTCGTTGGTCCGACCCTACATGCTGCACACCGTTTACAAAATCAATAA
- a CDS encoding M3 family oligoendopeptidase: MTLFSQMAYSRPEQPEIEQRFKTLLQQFREADSVERQNEVIHAINKLRSHVETQLQLVEVRHSINTEDAFYKAEQEYADDFMPVIQEYVTDYYRALVDSPFRAELESQWGSQLFSIAEVALKSFHPDIIEDLQQENKLTSEYAQLIASAKIQFEGQERTLAQLLPFELDTNRETRKQASEAKYQFMSEHEDELDRIYDELVKVRTRMAHKLGYDNFVELGYARLGRTDYNATMVANFREQVLKHIVPLATKLKERQRERIGVERLRYYDEGFNFLSGNPTPKGDPKWILRNGARMYEELSPETHEFFSFMIERELMDLISKKGKQSGGYCTFLSEYGTPFIFSNFNGTSGDIDVLTHEAGHAFQVYESRHFEIPEYHWPTMEAAEIHSMSMEFFAWPWMKLFFEEDTDKYHFEHLSSSLLFVPYGVAVDEFQHAVYEHPDWTPAERKSAWRSIERKYKPHLDYEGNEYLEQGGFWHKQGHIFQSPFYYIDYTLAQLCAFQFWKRMSIDRTAAWEDYLKLCRAGGSRSFTGLVELAGLISPFQDGCIASVIGEIEAWLNSVDDKKL, from the coding sequence ATGACATTATTCAGCCAAATGGCCTACAGCCGACCAGAGCAGCCTGAAATTGAACAGCGGTTTAAAACGCTGTTGCAGCAGTTTCGCGAGGCAGACAGCGTAGAACGTCAAAATGAAGTGATTCATGCGATTAACAAGCTGCGCAGTCATGTGGAAACGCAATTGCAATTGGTGGAAGTTCGGCACTCCATTAATACGGAGGATGCCTTTTACAAAGCGGAGCAAGAGTATGCTGATGATTTCATGCCGGTAATCCAGGAGTATGTAACGGATTACTACCGGGCATTGGTGGACTCTCCGTTCAGAGCCGAACTGGAGAGCCAATGGGGCAGCCAGCTGTTCAGTATTGCCGAGGTAGCACTCAAGTCGTTCCACCCGGATATTATTGAGGATTTGCAGCAGGAAAATAAGCTGACCTCCGAATATGCCCAGCTCATTGCGTCTGCCAAGATCCAGTTTGAAGGACAAGAACGCACGTTGGCGCAGCTTTTGCCATTTGAATTGGATACCAACCGGGAAACACGCAAACAAGCATCCGAGGCCAAATATCAATTTATGAGCGAGCATGAGGACGAGCTGGATCGGATTTATGATGAACTGGTCAAGGTACGCACACGCATGGCACATAAGCTGGGCTACGACAACTTCGTAGAACTGGGCTATGCCCGTTTGGGACGTACAGATTACAATGCCACCATGGTTGCCAATTTCCGCGAGCAGGTGCTGAAGCACATTGTTCCCCTGGCAACCAAGCTGAAGGAGCGTCAGCGCGAGCGCATCGGTGTGGAACGGCTGCGCTATTATGATGAAGGCTTCAACTTCCTGTCAGGCAACCCTACGCCAAAAGGTGACCCGAAGTGGATCCTTCGTAATGGAGCACGTATGTATGAGGAGCTTTCACCGGAAACACATGAATTTTTCAGCTTTATGATCGAACGGGAATTAATGGACTTGATCAGCAAAAAGGGTAAGCAAAGCGGTGGCTATTGTACCTTTTTGAGCGAATATGGTACGCCGTTTATTTTCTCCAATTTTAATGGTACATCCGGTGACATCGACGTATTGACGCATGAAGCAGGTCATGCCTTCCAGGTCTATGAGAGCCGCCATTTTGAAATTCCGGAGTATCACTGGCCAACGATGGAGGCGGCTGAGATCCATTCCATGAGTATGGAATTTTTCGCATGGCCTTGGATGAAGCTGTTCTTTGAAGAAGATACGGACAAATATCACTTTGAACATCTGTCCTCTTCGTTGCTGTTCGTACCTTACGGCGTAGCCGTAGACGAATTCCAGCATGCCGTATATGAGCATCCGGATTGGACACCGGCCGAGCGTAAAAGCGCATGGCGCTCCATTGAACGCAAGTATAAACCGCATCTGGACTATGAAGGCAATGAGTATCTGGAGCAGGGCGGATTTTGGCACAAGCAGGGGCATATTTTTCAATCCCCGTTCTACTATATTGACTACACACTCGCGCAATTGTGCGCATTCCAGTTCTGGAAACGTATGAGCATCGACCGGACAGCGGCGTGGGAGGATTATTTGAAGCTGTGCCGTGCCGGGGGGAGCCGATCTTTTACCGGATTGGTTGAGCTGGCTGGACTGATCTCGCCGTTCCAGGACGGCTGTATCGCCTCTGTGATCGGAGAAATCGAAGCGTGGCTGAACAGCGTGGATGATAAAAAGCTGTAA
- a CDS encoding M20 family metallopeptidase has product MKHIELLSEDIERQRDKIIRISEQIWQFAETRFEEYQSAELLCRSLEEEGFAVERGVGGIETAFIGSYGSGKPVIAFLGEYDALSGLSQHKGIARQEPVEKGGNGHGCGHHLLGSASLAAALALKNMIEQNGLSGTVRYYGCPGEEGGSGKAFMARAGLFDDVDFSLCWHPMDYNSIMSVSTLANVQVYFRFKGKSAHAAAAPHLGRSALDAVELMNIGANYLREHIVQDARLHYAITNSGGFSPNVVQANAEVLYLIRAPQASQVQHIYKRVCDIARGAALMTGTEVEIVFDKACSNLMPSPVLEQTMYRVFEQLGVPEFTAEELAYAAEIRTTLDEQERAGILVKYPGLRDKDMADILQPYTGTEPLYGSTDVGDVSWITPTVQCTTACFPVGTQAHTWQWVASGATSIGHKGMLHAAKVMAATAAELLEHPELVAKAQADLRARLGDQPYVCPIPPEIQPGANKVRVQ; this is encoded by the coding sequence ATGAAGCATATAGAGCTATTATCCGAAGATATTGAACGACAACGGGATAAAATCATTCGAATTAGCGAGCAAATATGGCAATTTGCAGAGACACGCTTCGAGGAATATCAATCTGCCGAGCTGTTATGCCGCAGTCTGGAAGAGGAGGGCTTCGCTGTAGAGCGTGGTGTGGGCGGTATTGAAACAGCCTTCATCGGGAGCTATGGCAGCGGTAAGCCGGTTATCGCATTTCTCGGGGAATATGATGCTTTGTCGGGACTTAGCCAGCATAAAGGCATAGCCCGGCAGGAGCCAGTAGAAAAGGGAGGCAATGGTCACGGCTGTGGTCATCATTTGCTTGGTTCGGCTTCTTTGGCCGCAGCGTTGGCCCTTAAGAACATGATAGAGCAGAACGGATTGTCGGGAACGGTCCGTTACTACGGCTGTCCGGGTGAAGAAGGCGGTTCGGGCAAGGCGTTTATGGCGCGCGCAGGATTGTTTGATGATGTTGATTTCTCTTTGTGCTGGCATCCGATGGACTATAACAGCATTATGTCTGTGAGCACATTGGCCAATGTGCAGGTTTATTTTCGGTTTAAAGGCAAAAGCGCACATGCCGCCGCCGCTCCACATCTGGGCCGCAGTGCGCTGGATGCCGTTGAGCTTATGAACATTGGCGCAAACTATTTGCGCGAGCATATTGTGCAGGACGCGCGCCTGCATTATGCAATCACGAACAGCGGAGGCTTTTCTCCCAATGTGGTGCAGGCGAATGCGGAAGTGCTGTATCTGATCAGGGCACCGCAAGCGTCACAGGTGCAGCATATTTACAAGCGGGTCTGCGATATTGCTCGCGGCGCGGCACTGATGACGGGTACGGAGGTTGAAATCGTATTTGACAAGGCATGCTCCAACCTGATGCCTAGCCCGGTGCTGGAGCAAACCATGTACCGCGTGTTCGAGCAACTGGGCGTGCCGGAATTTACGGCGGAAGAACTGGCCTATGCTGCCGAAATACGTACGACATTGGATGAGCAGGAACGCGCAGGGATCTTGGTCAAATATCCGGGCCTGCGCGATAAGGATATGGCTGATATTCTTCAGCCTTATACAGGCACCGAGCCGCTGTATGGATCAACCGATGTCGGCGACGTAAGCTGGATTACACCGACCGTACAGTGCACGACCGCTTGTTTTCCTGTAGGAACACAGGCGCATACATGGCAGTGGGTTGCCTCAGGTGCGACCTCCATCGGCCACAAGGGCATGCTGCATGCCGCCAAGGTCATGGCTGCTACGGCCGCCGAGCTGCTGGAGCATCCGGAACTGGTAGCGAAGGCGCAGGCTGACTTGCGGGCCAGACTCGGGGATCAGCCTTACGTATGTCCTATTCCACCCGAAATTCAGCCTGGTGCGAATAAGGTGCGAGTTCAGTAG
- a CDS encoding amidohydrolase, whose protein sequence is MLDLIELRRDLHRHPELGFTEFRTASKVVGLLRQFGYEVIYGQDAMEPSSVRGLPEKEVLEAAYERALRDGADPAIAAHMKGGYTAVVGTLRGVQEGPTVAFRFDMDALPITESTETRHVPQAEGFRSLYEGHMHACAHDGHTTIGLGLAERLSDRQFAGTVKLIFQPAEEGVRGAYAMVNKGMLDDVDTLFCQHLGCDVPLGEIHGSSAGFLASTKLEARFRGVASHAGSSPEKGNNALLGAATALLNIQSLPRFSTGETRINVGVLEGGTAANIIPETARMIIETRSVDEQTNEELERRVRNIIAHSAGMHELEHEVRVIGGAIPIVCSPELAEMTAEEAQHIEGFVNQKAMGQTSSLGSEDASYMIRRVQELGGKGTYMIIGCDLPAPHHHPEFDIQEEVLPRSVELLERLARRTLR, encoded by the coding sequence ATGTTAGATCTGATCGAGCTGCGCCGGGATTTGCACCGTCATCCTGAGCTGGGCTTTACTGAATTCCGAACGGCATCCAAGGTTGTAGGCTTGCTGCGGCAATTCGGCTACGAGGTTATTTATGGACAGGACGCGATGGAACCAAGCTCCGTGCGCGGCTTGCCGGAAAAAGAAGTGCTGGAGGCCGCTTATGAACGCGCATTGCGGGATGGAGCGGACCCTGCTATTGCGGCCCACATGAAGGGGGGCTATACGGCTGTTGTTGGTACCCTGCGGGGAGTACAGGAAGGCCCCACCGTTGCGTTCCGGTTCGATATGGACGCGCTCCCGATTACGGAAAGCACAGAAACACGGCATGTGCCGCAGGCCGAAGGCTTCCGTTCACTGTATGAAGGTCATATGCATGCATGCGCCCATGACGGACATACGACGATTGGCCTCGGCTTGGCCGAGCGATTAAGTGACCGTCAGTTCGCGGGCACGGTTAAACTGATCTTTCAACCGGCAGAAGAGGGCGTTCGAGGCGCTTATGCTATGGTGAACAAAGGAATGCTGGACGACGTAGATACGCTTTTTTGCCAGCATCTGGGCTGTGATGTACCGCTGGGTGAAATTCACGGCAGCTCGGCAGGCTTTCTAGCGTCCACCAAACTAGAGGCACGCTTTCGCGGTGTGGCGTCACATGCGGGCTCCTCGCCGGAAAAAGGGAACAATGCTCTGCTAGGCGCGGCCACCGCGCTGCTGAACATTCAGTCGCTGCCCCGCTTCAGCACCGGGGAAACACGTATTAACGTAGGGGTGCTGGAAGGTGGCACAGCCGCCAACATCATACCTGAAACCGCGCGTATGATCATCGAAACACGTTCGGTGGATGAGCAGACGAATGAAGAGTTGGAGAGACGGGTACGCAATATCATAGCCCATAGTGCAGGAATGCATGAGCTGGAGCATGAAGTACGCGTCATCGGCGGCGCAATCCCGATTGTATGCAGCCCGGAATTGGCAGAAATGACAGCAGAGGAAGCACAGCATATTGAGGGCTTCGTGAATCAGAAAGCGATGGGGCAAACTAGCTCGCTGGGCAGTGAGGATGCCAGCTACATGATTCGGCGTGTTCAGGAGTTGGGAGGAAAGGGCACGTATATGATCATCGGCTGCGATCTGCCCGCCCCTCACCATCATCCGGAGTTTGATATTCAGGAAGAGGTGCTGCCACGCAGCGTAGAACTGCTGGAGCGGCTGGCTAGGCGGACGCTTCGCTGA
- a CDS encoding DNA-binding protein has protein sequence MEKNTTIRAEIEKYIQSEGISMQCFADASKVNPGTLSGILNRNPPRPISVNQLDLITEAMGLEEGALFEMYVDECFVHSLPHWRRLRPFLLRCSELNKLDCIRSVLGYLMDDLSNIPAIFETAEEMFENVRYEASMLLYDCVIESEKYTHSERLAISYFRIFQVQIKDNKRNLKAAVQFHLYRSRLPETYALEGLHMLSQVFASKMQWSEMEMYADELRELAQALYRNRNRFGDEHLELLKPLVYYYAQGHLLKASCYEFQGRYEESKQWIEGYADLSWLEGLDEEGWKVVEMHRVYARGNRLCIEIKMGNTSAIYEYITYLREHPDETLEGLNTLLESANRFGYFVDAELGLFSQQLESFWELAPEQWDTHYHKHFNAFRFASFCKVYAEYHFRKGDFSEGLGQALHCLQLSVDNSYTEHIIGCMALFEQHRNFATPEQQHLYQSLCLGVRKNEKNHAYDHSTGGYS, from the coding sequence TTGGAAAAAAACACCACGATTCGCGCAGAAATTGAAAAGTATATTCAAAGTGAAGGTATTTCGATGCAGTGTTTTGCAGATGCTTCCAAGGTAAATCCGGGTACACTCAGCGGTATTCTTAACCGGAACCCTCCACGGCCCATTTCAGTTAATCAGCTTGATCTAATCACCGAGGCCATGGGATTGGAAGAAGGAGCTTTGTTCGAGATGTATGTGGATGAATGCTTTGTTCATTCCTTGCCGCACTGGCGAAGGCTGCGTCCGTTTCTTCTCCGTTGCTCGGAGTTGAACAAGCTGGACTGCATACGTAGTGTGCTTGGCTATCTGATGGATGATTTATCGAATATTCCGGCTATTTTTGAGACAGCAGAAGAGATGTTTGAGAATGTTCGATATGAAGCCTCCATGCTTCTGTATGATTGTGTTATCGAGAGTGAGAAGTATACCCATTCCGAACGCTTGGCGATCAGCTATTTTCGTATTTTCCAGGTTCAGATTAAGGATAACAAGCGGAACTTGAAGGCTGCTGTACAATTCCATTTATACCGCAGCCGTCTACCGGAAACATACGCATTGGAAGGCTTACATATGCTGTCCCAAGTGTTTGCGTCAAAAATGCAATGGTCCGAGATGGAAATGTATGCGGATGAGCTAAGAGAACTGGCGCAGGCATTGTATCGTAATCGGAATCGATTTGGGGATGAACACCTGGAGCTGCTTAAGCCGCTCGTTTATTACTATGCCCAGGGGCATCTGCTAAAGGCTAGCTGCTATGAGTTTCAGGGCAGATATGAGGAATCCAAGCAATGGATTGAAGGTTATGCAGATTTAAGCTGGCTTGAGGGCTTGGACGAGGAAGGCTGGAAAGTAGTCGAAATGCACCGTGTATATGCTCGGGGCAATCGACTTTGTATTGAAATTAAAATGGGTAACACTTCTGCAATCTATGAGTATATTACTTATTTGCGCGAGCATCCGGATGAGACGCTGGAAGGCTTGAACACATTGCTTGAATCAGCGAACCGGTTCGGTTATTTTGTGGATGCAGAGCTGGGACTGTTCAGTCAGCAGCTCGAGAGCTTCTGGGAGCTTGCACCGGAACAATGGGACACTCATTATCACAAGCACTTTAATGCATTTCGCTTTGCATCCTTTTGCAAGGTGTATGCGGAATATCATTTTCGAAAGGGAGATTTCTCTGAGGGATTGGGACAAGCACTGCACTGCTTACAGCTGTCTGTAGATAATAGCTATACCGAGCATATCATCGGTTGTATGGCCCTATTTGAGCAGCACCGGAATTTTGCTACTCCGGAACAGCAGCATTTGTATCAAAGCCTCTGTCTCGGCGTACGGAAAAATGAAAAGAATCATGCCTATGATCACAGTACCGGTGGATATTCGTAA
- a CDS encoding ring-cleaving dioxygenase, producing MKLLGLHHVSAITAAAAKNVDFYTQVMGLRLIKKTVNQDDVSVYHLFYGDERGTAGTEVTFFEIPHAGQTRTGNNSISALSLRVPNDKALDYWKNRFEQLDVKHGEITDQAGRLALSFEDFEGQRFFLVSDEHDNGVRGGTPWEKSPVPAEYAIVGLGPVHLTIPKAENTILILEQVMGFRKKDSYPSPVAGQPDVVIYETGEGGTGTEVHLEERNDLPQERPGRGSVHHVAFRVETEEELKEWVERISQLQISNSGFVDRFYFRSLYFREPNGILFELATDGPGFDTDEELEFLGESLSLPPFLEPRRESIEANLKPLNTKR from the coding sequence ATGAAACTGTTAGGATTGCATCACGTATCGGCGATTACAGCGGCGGCGGCTAAAAATGTTGATTTTTATACTCAGGTTATGGGGCTTCGGCTGATCAAGAAAACGGTGAACCAGGATGATGTTAGCGTGTATCACCTCTTTTACGGAGATGAGCGTGGAACTGCGGGGACGGAAGTTACATTTTTTGAAATTCCACATGCCGGACAAACTCGTACAGGGAATAACAGCATTTCGGCACTCTCCCTGCGCGTACCAAATGACAAGGCACTGGATTACTGGAAAAACCGCTTTGAGCAGTTGGATGTAAAACATGGCGAAATTACGGATCAAGCGGGACGCCTGGCGCTTTCGTTCGAGGATTTTGAAGGACAACGCTTCTTCCTCGTTTCGGATGAGCATGATAACGGTGTGCGCGGCGGGACGCCTTGGGAGAAAAGCCCTGTCCCTGCCGAATACGCCATTGTGGGACTTGGCCCGGTTCATCTGACCATTCCCAAAGCGGAGAATACAATTCTCATTCTTGAACAGGTTATGGGCTTCCGCAAAAAGGACTCCTATCCTTCTCCCGTTGCCGGACAGCCGGATGTGGTCATTTATGAGACGGGTGAAGGCGGTACCGGAACTGAAGTTCATCTGGAAGAACGCAACGACCTCCCACAAGAGCGGCCAGGACGAGGCAGTGTGCATCACGTAGCCTTCCGTGTTGAAACCGAGGAAGAGCTTAAAGAATGGGTAGAACGTATTAGCCAGTTGCAAATTTCCAACTCTGGCTTTGTTGATCGCTTTTATTTCCGTTCCTTGTACTTCCGTGAGCCCAACGGCATTCTGTTTGAATTGGCTACCGATGGACCCGGCTTTGACACCGACGAGGAATTGGAGTTTTTGGGAGAATCCCTGTCGTTGCCGCCATTTTTGGAGCCGCGCCGCGAATCTATTGAGGCTAATCTCAAGCCGCTTAACACCAAACGTTAA
- a CDS encoding AbgT family transporter gives MENVEQQTGIFRWVERVGNKLPNPFLLFVYLIILLLLGTAVLSVFHASAVDPISHERVQVKNLLSTEGIQWLLPNIVKNFSGFTPLGSILALMLGIGLADKVGLLEAVIRKIALVVRPGYASYLVVFIAFFSHVSSDAALVIMPPLGALIFLAVGRHPVAGLLAAIAGVGSGFTANLLIVSTDVLLSGISTEVAKSVNAAISVSVLDNWYFMMTSVFVLTLLAGLITDKFVEPRLGTYQGGESPFKLEKLSSRENKGLRAAGIAALVYIAAIAVMVVPANGILRNPETGGIMGSPFLSGIVPVILLFFFAVAITYGITTKAIREQNDIPKLLVHPIKDMAGFIIMVFPLSQFVAMFNWSNMGRFIALYITDILEKINLTGVPVFVGLIFLSAFLCMFIASGSAIWSLLAPVFIPMFMVLGYHPAFAQMIFRVADSSVIPLAPVSPFIPLFVGFLQQYKKDAKLGTYYSLILPYPIFFFLVWTLLVVVWYLLGLPIGPGVYPKLS, from the coding sequence ATGGAAAACGTAGAGCAACAAACTGGCATCTTCAGATGGGTCGAAAGGGTGGGTAACAAGCTGCCCAATCCTTTTTTACTGTTTGTCTATTTGATTATTCTTCTTTTATTAGGCACTGCTGTACTATCTGTCTTTCATGCCTCCGCCGTTGATCCGATCAGCCATGAACGGGTGCAGGTCAAAAACCTGCTTAGTACCGAAGGCATTCAATGGTTATTACCCAACATCGTCAAAAACTTTTCCGGCTTTACCCCGCTAGGCTCTATTCTGGCGTTGATGCTGGGGATTGGATTGGCTGATAAGGTGGGGCTGCTGGAGGCTGTCATTCGTAAAATAGCGCTCGTCGTACGTCCCGGCTATGCCAGCTATTTGGTCGTATTTATTGCCTTTTTTAGCCACGTTTCTTCGGATGCCGCCCTCGTCATCATGCCTCCTTTGGGCGCGCTTATTTTCCTGGCCGTTGGACGTCATCCTGTCGCTGGTCTGCTGGCAGCTATTGCAGGTGTGGGCTCCGGGTTTACAGCCAACCTGTTGATTGTATCGACAGACGTGCTTTTGTCCGGTATCAGCACCGAGGTAGCCAAGTCAGTCAATGCTGCGATTTCTGTGAGTGTGCTGGACAACTGGTATTTTATGATGACTTCCGTGTTTGTGCTTACATTGCTCGCCGGTTTGATTACGGATAAATTTGTGGAACCGCGACTGGGCACGTATCAAGGCGGGGAGAGCCCGTTCAAGCTGGAAAAGCTGTCTTCCCGTGAAAATAAAGGGCTGCGTGCTGCCGGAATTGCCGCCTTGGTGTACATTGCCGCTATAGCCGTGATGGTTGTTCCAGCTAACGGGATTTTACGTAACCCGGAGACGGGAGGCATTATGGGTTCGCCGTTTCTGTCAGGCATTGTCCCGGTGATTCTGTTGTTCTTTTTCGCTGTAGCTATCACCTACGGCATCACGACCAAAGCAATCCGGGAGCAGAACGACATCCCCAAGCTGCTTGTCCATCCAATTAAGGACATGGCAGGCTTTATTATTATGGTATTTCCGTTGTCCCAGTTTGTAGCCATGTTCAATTGGAGTAATATGGGGCGTTTTATCGCATTGTACATTACCGATATTTTAGAAAAAATCAACCTGACGGGCGTGCCTGTATTCGTTGGCCTGATCTTCCTGTCGGCATTCCTCTGTATGTTCATTGCCAGTGGCTCAGCCATTTGGTCTTTGCTTGCACCTGTATTTATACCGATGTTTATGGTGCTGGGCTATCATCCTGCTTTTGCGCAGATGATTTTCCGCGTGGCGGATTCCTCTGTCATTCCGCTGGCCCCGGTATCTCCGTTTATTCCTTTGTTTGTCGGTTTTCTTCAGCAGTATAAAAAGGATGCGAAGCTCGGCACCTATTACTCTCTCATTCTCCCGTATCCTATTTTCTTCTTCTTGGTTTGGACGCTGCTGGTCGTGGTTTGGTATCTGCTGGGTCTACCGATTGGACCGGGTGTATATCCCAAATTATCCTAG
- a CDS encoding ABC transporter permease has translation MKLRYLILAFLVLAFASVFIGVHDVTPLDLFRLTDDQAQVLLISRLPRLISIIIAGASMSICGLIMQQLTRNRFVSPTTAGTMDAARLGVLIAIMVFGAAGFWTKMLAAFSFALAGTLVFMKILDKIRFKDPVFIPLVGLMFGGILNSVTTFFAYKYNLIQSISSWMQGDFSLIMSGRYEMLYLSVPLVVLAYIYANRFTIAGMGEDFAANLGVHYRRTVNMGLVIVALVSSVVILTVGTIPFLGLVVPNVVSMYMGDHLKKSLAHTAILGAIFVLFCDILGRVIIYPYEISVGLTVGVIGSALFLYLLLRRRAYES, from the coding sequence ATGAAATTGCGTTATTTAATACTGGCTTTTCTGGTACTGGCCTTTGCCTCGGTTTTTATCGGTGTTCATGATGTAACTCCGCTCGATTTGTTCCGCTTAACCGATGATCAGGCGCAGGTGCTCCTGATTAGCAGACTTCCACGGTTGATTAGCATTATTATCGCAGGAGCGAGTATGAGTATCTGCGGGCTGATCATGCAGCAGCTTACCCGGAATCGGTTTGTATCGCCTACTACCGCAGGGACGATGGATGCGGCACGCTTGGGTGTCTTGATTGCGATCATGGTGTTTGGAGCGGCTGGATTTTGGACGAAAATGCTGGCAGCCTTCAGTTTTGCTCTTGCCGGGACACTTGTTTTTATGAAAATACTGGATAAGATTCGTTTCAAGGACCCGGTATTTATCCCGCTGGTTGGTTTGATGTTCGGAGGCATTTTGAATTCAGTGACGACCTTCTTTGCTTATAAATACAATCTGATCCAGAGCATTTCCTCGTGGATGCAGGGGGATTTTTCTCTGATTATGAGCGGTCGCTACGAAATGCTGTACCTTAGTGTTCCTTTGGTTGTGTTGGCGTACATCTATGCGAATCGTTTCACAATTGCAGGTATGGGCGAGGATTTTGCGGCAAATTTAGGCGTGCATTACAGGCGCACCGTCAATATGGGTCTGGTGATTGTGGCTTTGGTTTCCTCTGTTGTCATTTTAACTGTGGGGACAATTCCCTTTCTGGGGCTGGTTGTACCCAATGTGGTCAGCATGTACATGGGGGATCATCTGAAAAAAAGCCTGGCTCATACAGCGATTCTTGGTGCTATTTTTGTGCTGTTTTGCGATATTTTGGGACGGGTCATCATTTATCCGTATGAAATCTCTGTGGGGCTTACCGTGGGTGTGATCGGGAGCGCGCTGTTCTTGTATTTGCTGTTGAGGAGAAGGGCCTATGAATCCTAA